From the Cloeon dipterum chromosome 4, ieCloDipt1.1, whole genome shotgun sequence genome, the window gataCACGCAACGTCCTTCATGCTTTCAAGCTTTTCCTTGGTAAACGCAACTGCCTCTTGGTAATCGGCGACACGGGAAGACTTGACTTGCTGACCACACTTTGGACAGTTCAAAGGAGAGTCCTGCCTCAATCAAGATTAACACCGAATGACGAAAATGTTCTGAATATTACGTTTAGGTCAAAAGGAATGGCGCCATCGCACCCAGAGGTGTTGCACAGCATTGAGTTGAGGAATTTGCTCTCATTCTCAACGTCGGCACAGTGAGCACAGTCACAAAGGAAATAATAACccgtttttaattcattccgCCTGTCCTGAGAGCTGTTGAGAAGATCAATGTACGAAATTCGTATCTGCGGATGAAAAGTGgagcattatttatattctaaCTAAATGACAACCTCAAACCTTAGTCCAATCAAGACTGGGCATGTCTTGGGTGGCACGAATGTAGATCGTGGTGCCTTCAAAAACGGCGACAGCATTTGGTCGGCACGAGTGATCGATGATGGTCGGCGCCAAGTAAATGCCCGTGCCTATGCTGATCATGTCCACGTCAAGAATGTTAAAGCTGTTGACGCATATCtgcaaagtttaattttgattttaaaaataaatttcaaacaatgaaTAATAATGAAGATATGAACAAGGTGAAAAGTCTTGAAAACCTTCTGCTGCCAATTTAACAAGAAAAACACACAACATTTTTAGTTACGCACTCAACTTGACATGCGGAAAGAAATCAGTGACTTACGATGATGATAAGCGCATAAATGATATATTTGGACATTGAGTACTGAATTTACCCTTCCAAAAATTCCCATCATTTCAACCATGTTGGGCAAGTTGCTAGGTCCTAGGTAGGCGCTCAAAACTGCAACAAGAGACTGAAAGTGGTCCAACCTTTTTGAGTCGTTCTTCAAATCTGAATAGTCTGTGGAAACATGGCTAAGTACACGCTGGGCGCCTgtccaaaaattattacttacGCGACATGAGGTCCTTGAATTTTCTAAATCTGGTATTGCTAATCTGGCCCTTTTCATCATCACCTcctttctaataaaaataagatttctaATTAAGGCagccgaaaatattttatgctgaaaattattacttttagtTTCATGATTATCTTTCCCATCAACCGGGCGCAATCTGGTACTATTTTTGGAGCTACCTTTTTGAAACCTGCACACTCAGCGCTGTGATCAGGCCATGCTACgcgtggaaaaaaataaatacagttttcaaaatcaggtcatattatttataataataactgTTCAAACCTTCTCTTTGGCACACCTGTCCACAATAGTACACGAACTTACAGCCCGAACATCTCTTGACTTCAGTACTAAATAATTGCAAGATTTGAAcacaattgaataaaattttaaatattaacaaagcCTTTGAATACCTTACGAAGCAAAAATCACATCGTTGGCCTTGCAGCTTTGACTTCAGCACGTAGGCAAAGGGTTTGGCAGTGAGCAGTACACTGCCCTTTTTCACAGGTTCGTCGGTCCTGTCAACTTTCATGGCTGCAGCGAGTTAATTCAACATCTAAAGCACGAAATCGGTGTCAAACTACGATGCCGTGAGCACGTACGACGGAAGGATTCGTGTGTTTGCTGCCGCTCGATTTGCAAGACCGGCTGCGAATGATTCACTCACGCGCGCCGCAGACGAATTAAACTCACTTTCTGTCGGCAAGCTGATAAATTGATGGCACCTAAAAAGCTTGCGTGTCAGTGTGTCTAAAAATAGgaaagtttataattttaaacaagatCTTGGACTTGTCTTAGGACCAGGCtcggtttatttttctaacagCTTAGCTTCCCAGCTGGTGCCGCCGACCAATAGTAAGCCTCCTCTTGACTTTTGCCCCTCGCAAATGAACCAATCACAGGGCGGCAACAATCCCACGGCGCGAAGCCCACGATGTAACCCAAAAAGGAGGATTCTACGATTCTagctaataaaaaatgaaatttttattctttcaagAACAAGGGAATATCGTGAAATGTGCTTAAAATTCATGTTAGCATAGCTTTCATTGCCTTATAATGaattgaatacatttttgctGACATCTGTCGGGTGGTTGGAGAATTATTTTGACAGCTAAAACGTGAAAGGCGCCACATTCCTTAAGAgctgaagttttaaaaatagttacaGCAGCCAGGCGCTCGTAATAAGAAATTAtctcaaacatttttcaaagtttggtaaaaagttaatatttatcGAATATAAGATGGGTTCCTCACTAACTCTGCAGGCAAGATAAACATgatcattattaattaacatttgGCGGCTGCTTTTGCCTGTTCTCATTCATAAATTAcctgtaataatataattcgtCTTACAGATTCTTCTCTACCTGACAAGCTTTTACTTTGGCATGTTCATGCTGTGCGAATTTGGGatgctaatttttaaggtGATCACGGACAGTAACAATATCTTGTAatgtttcaagaaaaaaaaatcattttaaatttttccacagGGGATGCACCTACCCTACCCAAGTTCAGGTCTTTGGATTGACGGAGTCCTGCTGGTGCTTTTAGGAGTGATTGAATCCTTCCGTATTCTCGAAGCGCAAAAAGCGAATCTGACAAACATGCAAGGCAGGATGGTTGTCTCCTTGGCGCTCTGTGTTCCATCAGCTCTTgctgttgtttattttgcagcCTGGCAGAATTACGTTCTCCGACTTGAACTCATTTTGTGCATCATTCAGCTTGGAATGACAGCGATTCAGTTTGTGCTGGGTGTTGTTGAACTTATAggcagataaatttttgttgtgtaattttcgaaaaaaaaaaatgcattttattttatcgaaaCTTAGAAAACTAGGTAGTAGCCGCAGTAATGTCAACATTTTCCATGGATTCTTCAGCTTCCATTGATTCTGCAGAGATCAGTCCTCTCGATGAAAACCTGTCTCTCACTAAAAGTATAAAATCGTTGtgcgttaaattaaattaatttaaaaaatgaaaatgagagtACCTTTGGGGCTGTTTTCCATTTGCCAGAcggtgaaattattttctctgttgTCGCCTCCAACGCAGACAACGAAAGGCGAATTTGGCGACATTTGAAGAGTCACAATTGCTCCAACTTGCGTGTCCTTTGCATCCACCTTCTGCGGCACACCCTCCAGCATGTCCCAAATGAAGAGCTCTCCGGTCATTGAGCCAGTGACCAGCAGTCCTGGACACGAGCAGCTGAGGGAGAGGCCTGTTACTTCCTTCGTATGCGCCTGTAGGGTCCAGATCGGGTCCTTATTCCGGACGTCATAGTAGTTAACTTGGCCATTGTCAGTGCTCGCCTGAAACGCATTAGTTGAGCAGACTTAATAATTAAGAAGTTTCTTTCAACTTACAAGGAAATTGTACTCCTCAAAGTGATTCCAAACCACTTTTTCGACTTCCCCTGGCAGCTCCCACTCATTGAATAAACTGTCTGTCCGACAATCGAACAATCGCACGGTCCTGtaataaagatttaatttttgataaatatcaGACTCTCCAGGATACACGGAAATCTGGAATTTCACTCGTGCTTTAATATGGGGACCAGTCATAGCAggtcatttcaataaaatatgaaaagatgtgcatcaattttatattaattatgcaATAGAATATTCTATTAATTCATGACGACTGTCCGCATGATATAAACTGAAGAAGAAAACTAAAGTATAAGGTTTAAATTGGCTAATTAGCCATTATCCATGGAAGAAGCACATAAAggtgttatattttattgaatggaTAATTAGTGAAGGTTTATCACTATTAAGTATTGATTCAGTCAGCAATTGAAGTAAATCCAGAGGTCTCAGTGGCAAATTTTAAGTCACGtaggcagccgccagccgcatGAATCTAgttaagctgcgccagccgccagccaTTGATGAAAAAGgatcacaaattaaaaaaaagcaggagaaaaaatttcttctggGCCTTTCTGAccattaaatcaaattatgtatccgtttaaaatattgtcagctgCACCAAACGCATgagaaaagcagaaaattgccAGCTGCCACAGACCCCTGAAATTCTCAACTATCTCCTATTGCCTTGACACTCTAAGAATGCCTTTACAGCTAAAGGACtgatctaatttaaaaaaatgaatttttttctagatatATAATATCAATTAGCCGAGAGTAAACCTAACTGTTATTGTTTACATAGAAATAATCAGAAATCAAAGCTCGATATCACACTCACTTGTCACAACTTCCTGTCAAGAGTCCGTGCGCTTGCTTGTGGTGCCACTGCATTGTCTGCACCTCCGCATTAAAAGGGTTGTACACGGTTGACGGAGTGCCATTGTCCAAGTCCCACAAAATGACGCTCTTGTCCGCAGAGCCGCTCGCAAGAATGTGGCTCATGTGCTTGTTCCAGGACATGCAGAGAACCGACTTCTTGTGTCCCACACTAGgtgtctttttctttttgctcgcCTTCTTTCCAAGACGGAACGACGGCTCCAGACCATCCACAATGTCCAGGTCCCAGACATCAATTACATTGGACATTGTGCCGATTGCCACAAGATTTCCAAAACCTCCAGctgcagagaaaatttatatttttttgcagtcagagaaaaaatttgctcacCTGGCTCATGATTCAGCCACTCGAAGCAAAGCGGCACTGATGGCAGGATGATGTCATGGTGCACATACAAGTAGCCTTCATCTTCATTGTAAACtgaatgattaaatatttctttattaacatTTGGTTTGCTTCAAAGTTGGGCTCCATTCAAAAACATTTAGATTCAAgactcattaaatttgtttgaaaaacacaaatttttaactcattaTAGTGATTTTTATTAGGAAAAGCGTAATTATATTGGTttaaggaagaaaaattaaacagtattaaattaaagttgtatgccgatggtgtccaataaatta encodes:
- the Smyd3 gene encoding histone-lysine N-methyltransferase SMYD3, translated to MKVDRTDEPVKKGSVLLTAKPFAYVLKSKLQGQRCDFCFVSTEVKRCSGCKFVYYCGQVCQREAWPDHSAECAGFKKVAPKIVPDCARLMGKIIMKLKKGGDDEKGQISNTRFRKFKDLMSHYSDLKNDSKRLDHFQSLVAVLSAYLGPSNLPNMVEMMGIFGRICVNSFNILDVDMISIGTGIYLAPTIIDHSCRPNAVAVFEGTTIYIRATQDMPSLDWTKIRISYIDLLNSSQDRRNELKTGYYFLCDCAHCADVENESKFLNSMLCNTSGCDGAIPFDLNDSPLNCPKCGQQVKSSRVADYQEAVAFTKEKLESMKDVAYLDVCRFILKKQGDLFHPLNLHRAKTLDSAFESSIDLQQWDDGSDFGTSLLPAYHHYYGPNHPLVGILYLKLAKIQNLTGSDDAFENAREAEKILTITHGRDSTLFKQQLLPLMHQLRQ
- the LOC135942738 gene encoding transmembrane protein 216-like, which produces MGSSLTLQILLYLTSFYFGMFMLCEFGMLIFKGMHLPYPSSGLWIDGVLLVLLGVIESFRILEAQKANLTNMQGRMVVSLALCVPSALAVVYFAAWQNYVLRLELILCIIQLGMTAIQFVLGVVELIGR
- the nclb gene encoding periodic tryptophan protein 1 homolog; this translates as MNFISSVSWVKQGAAKRIPDKVKLNDEEIRNIVQATAADLEDDEEESGDENNAAEIDTAPPGDEFNFANYDGETLQSNPLSLGGLAVVETPRGGPEVDVQSEADSEEEDFEIKPEDNLIITGHVEDESATMEVYVYNEDEGYLYVHHDIILPSVPLCFEWLNHEPAGGFGNLVAIGTMSNVIDVWDLDIVDGLEPSFRLGKKASKKKKTPSVGHKKSVLCMSWNKHMSHILASGSADKSVILWDLDNGTPSTVYNPFNAEVQTMQWHHKQAHGLLTGSCDKTVRLFDCRTDSLFNEWELPGEVEKVVWNHFEEYNFLASTDNGQVNYYDVRNKDPIWTLQAHTKEVTGLSLSCSCPGLLVTGSMTGELFIWDMLEGVPQKVDAKDTQVGAIVTLQMSPNSPFVVCVGGDNRENNFTVWQMENSPKVRDRFSSRGLISAESMEAEESMENVDITAATT